Proteins encoded in a region of the Zea mays cultivar B73 chromosome 4, Zm-B73-REFERENCE-NAM-5.0, whole genome shotgun sequence genome:
- the LOC109945471 gene encoding uncharacterized protein, producing MLHRHYPRRPRRRSRSEDERCCWCFSCDCDYIEKPEQKCGFWAVCVFVYSLVDYFIPISLVSVLLWLVLRPSNLRPRVDAAVAVSFSLDNATSSLDYDFAVDLRFRNLHRHLDVRYLDLVALASYGGERLGPSADVLPVFVQRPMASNAVRASFQGSAAPLSPAAAELFAMEAANGSFGVLVKVASTFMYKFPFQKTVYYLDHECYIRFPAPNGGVVTPGTLCSATARK from the exons ATGCTTCACCGCCATTACCCGAGGAGGCCCCGCAGGCGCAGCAGATCGGAGGATGAGCGTTGTTGCTGGTGCTTCTCCTGTGACTGCGATTATATCGAGAAACCCGAGCAGAAGTGCGGGTTCTGGGCAGTCTGCGTCTTCGTCTACTCCCTCGTCGACTACTTCATCCCAATCAGCCTGGTCTCGGTcctcctctggctcgtcctccgccCCAGCAACCTTCGGCCGCGggtggacgccgccgtcgccGTCAGCTTCAGCCTCGACAACGCGACCTCGTCGCTCGACTACGACTTCGCCGTGGACCTGCGCTTCCGCAACCTGCACCGGCACCTCGACGTCCGGTACCTGGACCTGGTAGCGCTGGCGTCGTACGGCGGGGAACGGCTCGGCCCCAGCGCCGACGTGCTGCCCGTCTTCGTCCAGCGCCCCATGGCGTCCAACGCTGTTCGCGCCAGCTTCCAGGGCAGCGCCGCTCCGCTGTCCCCGGCAGCAGCCGAGCTGTTCGCCATGGAGGCCGCCAACGGCTCCTTCGGCGTCCTCGTGAAGGTCGCCTCGACGTTCATGTACAAGTTCCCGTTCCAGAAGACGGTCTACTACCTCGACCATGAGTGCTACATCCGTTTCCCGGCGCCCAACGGCGGGGTGGTGACGCCGGGGACGCTTTGCAGCGCCACAGCGCG GAAATAA